In the Flavobacterium sp. 90 genome, TTTAAAAGCAATTTTACCAGTTGCAACCGCATTTTCTTTATCCGGAGTGATATAATCTTTATCTATCTTTTTAGTTTCTGAATACGTTGGCAAAGCAAGAACATATTTAGACTTAGAATTCCATTTACCAAAAGTATTTTCCAAAATTTGTCCTGCCTCTTTAGCATCCAAATCTCCAACAACAGTTCCTAAACCATTATTTCCTCCAAAGATATTTTTGTAAAAATCAACGATTTCAGATTGCTTGATTTTTTTGTAAGCTTCGATTTGTTCCTGAACTGTTGATGTATAAAAAATACTTCCCTTTGGATAATTTGATGTCATTCTTGAAACCTCAATAAAAGCGATAGATTGTGGATCATTAAGGCTTGACTCTAAATAAGTATTGTACTCACTAATTGTTTTTGTAAGCTCATTTTCAGGAAAAGTAGAATTAACCAATAAATCTCCCAAAATCTCCATCACACCTTTAAAACTATCTTTGTACGTATTAATGTTAATTGATAAAGTCTGACCTGAATAATCAAAATACAAACTAGATTTTAACTGATCTAACTGATCGCTAATTTGTTCTTTAGTTCTTGTTTTTGTACCTGTTTTTAACAATTGAGCAAGAATAGATCCAGTGTCTTCTTTACCTTCCAAATCCTTTTCGTTACTTACCGGAAATTGAAAACTCGCCTGAACTTTTCCACCTTTTATTTCTTTTTTAATTAAGCCGTATTTTGCTCCGTTGCTTAATTTACCTTCTACAAAGTTTTGTTTTAAATTCTTGATAGAAGCTTCAAATGCTGCAGCTTCTTTTTCTAAAGCTTTTCCTTTGTAATCTTTCGTCAAAGCCACAATTTGCTCATCTGTATATTCAACAGGTTTCACTCTTATCTCATCTTTAGACGGAATAAAAATTCCAACCGTTCTGTTATTACTTCTGAAATATTTATCTGCAACTCTTTGAATATCTTCTTTAGTCAGATTTTCGATTGCATCTCTGTACATAAAACCTAATCTGTAATCTCCGGCTCCAACAATCTCAGTAAGATTTATTGCAAATGAAATCGTATTGTTTTTTATACCATCAAGTTGTTTTATGATTTTTGCTTTTGCTCTCGTTACATCTTCGTCAGTATATTTAGTAGTCCCTATTTTATCCAACTCTGTCCTAACTAAGTCTTTAGTCGCTTTAATATCTTTATCGTTAGGAACTGCAACTCCAAAATAAATATAACTCGCATCTCTTGTTGTTGGCTGCCAATAATAAATACTAGACACTTTTTGAGTCTCTATTAATGACTTGTATAAATATCCGGATGGATCCGAAGTTAAAATTTCGCCCAAAGCATCAATTGCAGCATAATCCTTATCCACATAAGCCGCTGTGTGATACAAAGCACCAATGTTTTTACTATCTCCTGCTCTGTTTAGCTCAACATATTTTTCTCCATCTTGTGCAGGTTCAACTGTATAAGTCTTGTCCAGAACTCTTTTAGGTTTTGGAATTGCCCCAAAATATTGTCCAACATATTGCAACGCTTTTTGCTCGTCAAACTTACCCGCAATTATCAAAGTTGAATTGTCCGGTTGATAATACTTTTCGTAAAAAACTCTAAGCGTATTTGCTTTTACTCTTTCTATATCTTCTTTACTTCCAATAGTACTTTTTCCGTAATTGTGCCACAAATAAGCCGACGAAAGTATTCTTTCCTGTAAAACACGATCAGGATTATTCTCTCCAATTTCAAATTCGTTTCTTACCACAGAAAACTCTTTTGATAAATCCTCTTGCAAAATAGTCGCGTTTATCATACGATCCGCTTCCATTTCGATACTCCATTTTAGATTTTCATCACTTGATGGAAAAACCTCGTAATAGTTAGTTCGGTCAAGCCAAGTTGTTCCGTTTGCATTTCCTCCTTTATCAGAAAGCATTTTTTTAATATCACCTAAGTTTTTGGTACTTTTAAAAAGCATATGTTCCAGCAAGTGCGCCATACCTTTCTCGCCATAACCTTCATTTCTTGATCCTACATTGTAAACAATATTTACAACCATATTGCTTTGAGAAGCATCCGGAATCAATAGGACTTTAAGTCCATTATTTAAAGTATATTCCTTAACACCTTCGACATTTTTAATGTATTTGGGCGCAACAGGTTTTTGTGCATAAACTGAACTCACTG is a window encoding:
- a CDS encoding pitrilysin family protein codes for the protein MRNLLLSGILCCSLASVSSVYAQKPVAPKYIKNVEGVKEYTLNNGLKVLLIPDASQSNMVVNIVYNVGSRNEGYGEKGMAHLLEHMLFKSTKNLGDIKKMLSDKGGNANGTTWLDRTNYYEVFPSSDENLKWSIEMEADRMINATILQEDLSKEFSVVRNEFEIGENNPDRVLQERILSSAYLWHNYGKSTIGSKEDIERVKANTLRVFYEKYYQPDNSTLIIAGKFDEQKALQYVGQYFGAIPKPKRVLDKTYTVEPAQDGEKYVELNRAGDSKNIGALYHTAAYVDKDYAAIDALGEILTSDPSGYLYKSLIETQKVSSIYYWQPTTRDASYIYFGVAVPNDKDIKATKDLVRTELDKIGTTKYTDEDVTRAKAKIIKQLDGIKNNTISFAINLTEIVGAGDYRLGFMYRDAIENLTKEDIQRVADKYFRSNNRTVGIFIPSKDEIRVKPVEYTDEQIVALTKDYKGKALEKEAAAFEASIKNLKQNFVEGKLSNGAKYGLIKKEIKGGKVQASFQFPVSNEKDLEGKEDTGSILAQLLKTGTKTRTKEQISDQLDQLKSSLYFDYSGQTLSININTYKDSFKGVMEILGDLLVNSTFPENELTKTISEYNTYLESSLNDPQSIAFIEVSRMTSNYPKGSIFYTSTVQEQIEAYKKIKQSEIVDFYKNIFGGNNGLGTVVGDLDAKEAGQILENTFGKWNSKSKYVLALPTYSETKKIDKDYITPDKENAVATGKIAFKMNVKSPDYPAFVMANEILGSGGFLSARIPMRLREKEGISYGAGSFIDIPVTNDVAFWEYYAFLNPTKKGAVEAATKEEIAKALKDGFTAEELKSNLVSWLNERKTRLGNDMMLINLTNKYLQYGIPLEDYDDLESKVKALKVEEVNAVLKKYLSLEKMTSIYAGDFNKKS